In Sphingomonas profundi, the sequence GGCGCGCTCCGCGTGAAGCACCGGCGGCAGATCCGGCGCGAGCCGCACGAAGGTCAGGCGGGCGCGATCGCCGGCCGCAAGGCTTTGAGGATCGGCGGCATGCGCATGCAGGCGGACGCCGCCGGCCAGCTCCACGAGCGCAATGGCGAACGGCATGCGATCGGCCAGCGCCTGCTGGAAGACGCGCGCGAAGGTGACGATGGCGCGAACCTCACCGGTCGGATCAACCTGGCGCCACTCGACGGGACCGGCGGTGACGAAGGGGCTGGACGGGCTTGGCGGCCAGAATGGGCGATCGGTGGTCACGCAATGCGGCAACACGAGACGATCATCCGCGCCGGCCGCGTAGAAGGGCTCGGACAGGCTGTTGACGATCGGGCCGAGAGCATCGGCCATCAGTTGCGCTCCAGCATCAGCGCATCGCCGCCCACGCTGGCCCACATGGCGCGGCGTGGCGAGGCGATCTGGCGACGGCCCGCCTCACCGCGCAGCTGAGTGACGAGCTCGCGTATCTGGCCCCAGCCGTTCAGCTGCGCCTGGGAAAGCTGGCCGCCGGCGGTGTTTACCGGCAGCGCACCGTCATGGCAGATGCGGCCACCCTGAACGAAATCCAGCGCCTGTCCCTCGCCGCAGAAGCCGAAATCCTCGAGCGCGTAGAGCGGCAGCGGTGAGAAGCTGTCGTAGAGGCCGAGCAGACCCACATCGTCCGGACCTGCGCCCGCCATCTGGTAGACGCGCTGGCGTCTCGCTTCGGTCGCGGAGAGGCGGGTGGTGCCCTGCTGGGCCACGCCCAGACCGACCGGCGCGAAGATGAAGGTGTCGCGACCGGCCCTCATGCCCTGCGCGCCGGTGATGACGACGTCGCGACGGCCCTGCCCCGCCGCCGTCACGATCGCGCACACCGCGCCGTCGCCGACCGGGGAGCAATCGAGCAGGCGCAGCGGTGCGACGACGTGCGGCGCGGACTGATAGTCGGCCTCCGTCATCGGCTTGGTCATGACCGCGTCGTCGGT encodes:
- a CDS encoding thiolase family protein; its protein translation is MGVGASRFERRPDVSVFELAGAALNGALADAGLEKEAIDGLIVQVGSPRGADYDGLAQTFGLTPHFCSQTWSHGRFAATVLIQAAMAVVCGLATRVACIMAMKNSDIGRMGEANNPFFHEQFRENGGPHGEEGWIGMASPFAGAALAFDLYCRRYGQDREKLAAIPMTFRAHARMTDDAVMTKPMTEADYQSAPHVVAPLRLLDCSPVGDGAVCAIVTAAGQGRRDVVITGAQGMRAGRDTFIFAPVGLGVAQQGTTRLSATEARRQRVYQMAGAGPDDVGLLGLYDSFSPLPLYALEDFGFCGEGQALDFVQGGRICHDGALPVNTAGGQLSQAQLNGWGQIRELVTQLRGEAGRRQIASPRRAMWASVGGDALMLERN
- a CDS encoding Zn-ribbon domain-containing OB-fold protein is translated as MADALGPIVNSLSEPFYAAGADDRLVLPHCVTTDRPFWPPSPSSPFVTAGPVEWRQVDPTGEVRAIVTFARVFQQALADRMPFAIALVELAGGVRLHAHAADPQSLAAGDRARLTFVRLAPDLPPVLHAERA